One Candidatus Neomarinimicrobiota bacterium genomic window carries:
- a CDS encoding carbohydate-binding domain-containing protein: MTQKTRVYPDSLSLTWKHVENQYKGKMMHLGLLTIHNHSQVPLPRDGWALYFNRFRRLVVDELPDVLTGHHINGDFYMLEPKSSFAPIPPRGKVVLPIVASHWVVTYTDLPTGNYFVFKYPDGHEEYLPVSLNYEPMDTSRIQRTSYDKLPVENHRIRYHRNEQQILSDVDPIDGHKPLITPTPNEILWQDSLVTLTGPVTVLADQGLENEKAYLETVLKKLLRPVNPEAEGAKITLSLTPETAQPESYMLTWTSDNEISISGSDAAGVFYGIQTLRGLFPPHAEKEGVTELTLQSVVISDKPRFGYRGMHVDVSRSFRSLKEMKKFLEIMSFYKLNTLHFHLTDDEGWRIEIPGLPELTEIGAFRGHTYNEKEHLFPSLGSGPYADNPTSNGNGFYSREEYIELLKYAKDHHIKVIPEVDLPGHSHAAVQSMIVRYERLMAQGDSAAAMEFYLIDPDDSSAVESVQKWSNNVVNVCMESTYRFCEKVFDELIAMYDEAGVPLQIIHIGGDEVPHGSWEGSPKCRKFLEEHPEYEKANDLSRYFVVRLYDMLKEKGIQTAGWEEIASKIEKNRRVPDMQMKERELISYIWNSVWGWGAEDLSYRLVNEGFPVVLANVTNYYFDSAYNKDPDERGLYWGAFVDTRNAWEFTPCDIRNCAEKNLYGEKIDLTRYENFEPLNPEGKENILGIQGCLWSENLRDMDKFEYMAFPKLLGLSERAWSSMPEWELEKDEESRQKDWTVFVHKTGHYELPRLDAWNVNYRIPLPGWIVERDTLYANIRFPGLTLRYTTDGTKPDTDALVYTKPVPVKGEVKMAAFTSDNNRRSR; the protein is encoded by the coding sequence ATGACACAAAAAACACGAGTCTATCCTGATTCTTTATCCCTCACGTGGAAACATGTGGAGAATCAATACAAAGGAAAGATGATGCATCTGGGACTTTTAACCATTCATAATCACTCACAGGTGCCATTACCCCGGGACGGCTGGGCGTTATATTTTAACCGTTTCAGACGCCTGGTGGTGGATGAACTGCCGGATGTTCTCACCGGTCATCACATTAACGGGGATTTCTATATGCTGGAACCGAAATCCTCTTTTGCCCCTATTCCTCCCCGCGGCAAGGTGGTTTTGCCGATTGTGGCAAGTCACTGGGTGGTGACATACACCGACCTGCCCACCGGCAATTACTTTGTTTTTAAATATCCTGACGGTCACGAGGAATATCTGCCGGTATCCCTCAATTATGAACCTATGGATACGTCACGGATTCAGCGGACATCTTACGATAAACTGCCCGTCGAAAATCACCGGATCCGTTATCACCGGAATGAACAACAAATTCTCTCAGATGTTGACCCTATTGATGGTCATAAACCTCTGATCACACCCACTCCAAATGAAATCCTCTGGCAGGATTCTCTCGTGACGTTGACCGGTCCGGTTACAGTCCTGGCAGATCAGGGACTTGAAAATGAAAAAGCCTATCTTGAAACAGTGCTGAAAAAATTGCTCCGTCCGGTTAATCCGGAGGCTGAAGGTGCCAAAATCACCCTGAGCCTGACACCGGAAACAGCCCAACCTGAATCCTATATGCTTACATGGACATCGGATAATGAGATCAGCATATCCGGATCTGATGCAGCCGGTGTGTTTTACGGTATTCAAACTCTGCGCGGACTCTTTCCTCCTCATGCAGAAAAAGAGGGGGTAACTGAACTGACTCTTCAGAGTGTTGTGATATCTGATAAACCCCGTTTTGGTTACCGGGGCATGCATGTGGATGTCTCCCGGAGTTTTCGCAGCCTGAAGGAAATGAAAAAGTTTCTGGAAATCATGTCCTTTTATAAACTGAATACCCTCCATTTTCATCTGACGGATGATGAAGGATGGCGGATTGAAATTCCCGGTTTGCCGGAGCTCACGGAAATCGGTGCTTTCCGGGGGCATACCTATAATGAAAAGGAACACCTTTTCCCCTCTTTGGGCAGCGGTCCCTACGCCGATAACCCCACGTCAAACGGCAACGGGTTTTATTCCCGTGAGGAGTATATTGAACTTCTGAAATATGCTAAAGACCACCATATCAAGGTTATCCCGGAAGTGGATCTGCCGGGACACTCCCATGCAGCGGTACAGTCCATGATAGTCCGCTATGAACGCCTGATGGCTCAGGGAGACTCTGCCGCCGCCATGGAATTTTATCTCATTGATCCTGACGATTCTTCAGCGGTGGAATCGGTTCAGAAGTGGAGTAACAATGTGGTCAATGTCTGTATGGAATCCACATACCGCTTTTGTGAAAAGGTCTTTGATGAGCTGATTGCCATGTATGATGAAGCCGGTGTACCGTTACAGATAATCCATATCGGCGGGGATGAGGTGCCACATGGTTCCTGGGAGGGATCCCCAAAATGCCGGAAATTTCTTGAAGAGCATCCGGAGTATGAAAAAGCCAATGATTTATCCCGGTATTTTGTTGTTCGTCTATATGACATGCTTAAAGAAAAAGGAATTCAAACCGCCGGGTGGGAAGAGATTGCCAGCAAAATTGAAAAGAACAGGCGGGTGCCGGATATGCAGATGAAGGAGAGGGAGCTTATTTCATATATCTGGAACAGCGTTTGGGGCTGGGGTGCTGAAGACCTGAGTTACCGGCTTGTCAATGAGGGCTTTCCCGTGGTGCTGGCCAATGTGACCAATTACTATTTTGATTCGGCATACAATAAAGATCCTGATGAACGGGGACTCTACTGGGGCGCTTTTGTGGATACCCGGAATGCCTGGGAATTTACGCCCTGTGATATCCGGAACTGTGCCGAAAAAAATCTGTATGGTGAAAAAATTGACCTGACCCGCTATGAAAATTTTGAACCTTTGAATCCGGAAGGAAAAGAAAATATTCTGGGCATCCAGGGATGCCTCTGGTCGGAAAATCTGCGGGATATGGATAAGTTTGAGTATATGGCCTTTCCGAAACTGTTGGGGCTTTCAGAACGTGCCTGGAGCTCCATGCCTGAGTGGGAACTGGAGAAAGATGAAGAATCCCGTCAAAAAGACTGGACTGTCTTTGTCCATAAAACAGGCCATTATGAACTGCCCCGCCT